In a genomic window of Labrys wisconsinensis:
- a CDS encoding serine protease: MWRVLVVAVCLVLSLGAPARAGDPPGYAEAKRAFEALDLENRVQIEILLLAAGYAPVTIDSSFSQELFDAISKLQAGSGRRATGIIGADDVDLLIERSARVLAKWDLKVVTIPGTEVSVFVPSGLDLDRKTILRGWQYQGRKSSLQIQFTHDSLESLRSYYDAAMKWAAGKKKVKLIDEKFYPALFFVVAAEKSIYMDVWGIWRDGGSVVMSFTYDAARNDFFGSQLENLLVASLWAMLPPGTSLSPPDEASLRRLKEQVASPSPDRPDALDQGADPPGYAGAKRAFEALDVESRRQIAILLLAAGYGPLDIEDAFSRRLFNAISKMQAGSGLPATGIIDAGDLDRLIARAAPFLAKWGFRTVTIPGSRLGMFVPFGLGVDVDPTARGWRYGTPDKALQIEYFRAEKSDLGTIYSETLGVINGHKDIRIVARFVSAESFRVSCQVGSRTVDYWGAIDQDGVVVTTFSYDRMANDFFGDRLENLMVASLWSEVAGEADLLPTDASLQRLKDAFSPQARPPALKGPAPVQGPSAVVQTTPQPTADAPSDVGVGTGFFITADGHVLTAAHVVEDCRSVSVAATGSATLYPARVLARDKGSDLALLATDLKASKIARLRIGVRLGEPVAAFGYPLPGLLASSGSFTVGNVTALLGKDDSSRDIQISAPIQSGNSGGPVVDASGNLVGVVSSGLVAVGVASESGASLQNVNFAVRSSVAASFLQRNGIAFQTASLGAALPLTDLADVTRSLSLYVECEGS, encoded by the coding sequence ATGTGGCGCGTTCTGGTTGTCGCGGTGTGTCTTGTTCTGTCGCTGGGGGCGCCCGCCCGGGCCGGCGATCCGCCCGGCTATGCGGAGGCGAAGCGGGCCTTCGAGGCGCTCGATCTCGAAAACCGCGTGCAGATCGAGATCCTTTTGCTGGCCGCGGGATATGCGCCGGTTACCATCGACAGCAGCTTCTCTCAGGAGCTGTTCGACGCCATCTCGAAGTTGCAGGCGGGATCGGGGCGGCGCGCGACCGGCATCATCGGCGCAGACGACGTCGATCTGCTGATCGAACGCTCCGCGCGGGTCCTGGCGAAGTGGGATCTCAAAGTGGTGACGATACCCGGCACCGAGGTCAGCGTGTTCGTCCCGTCAGGCCTTGATCTCGACCGGAAGACGATCTTGAGAGGATGGCAATACCAAGGAAGAAAGAGCTCTCTGCAAATTCAGTTTACACATGATAGCCTGGAGTCTCTAAGATCTTATTATGATGCAGCAATGAAATGGGCAGCAGGGAAAAAGAAGGTAAAGCTGATTGATGAGAAATTTTATCCTGCATTATTCTTTGTAGTTGCTGCGGAAAAATCAATATATATGGATGTATGGGGAATCTGGCGTGACGGTGGCAGCGTTGTTATGTCATTCACGTACGATGCAGCTCGCAACGATTTCTTCGGTTCTCAGCTGGAGAATCTGCTGGTGGCTTCGCTCTGGGCTATGCTTCCCCCTGGAACATCACTGTCCCCTCCAGACGAGGCGTCACTCCGGCGCTTGAAGGAGCAGGTCGCGTCTCCGAGTCCTGATCGGCCGGATGCCTTGGACCAGGGCGCCGACCCACCGGGCTACGCAGGGGCGAAGCGGGCCTTCGAGGCGCTCGACGTCGAGAGCCGAAGGCAGATCGCGATCCTCCTGCTTGCGGCCGGATATGGGCCGCTCGATATCGAGGATGCGTTCTCGCGAAGGCTGTTCAACGCCATTTCCAAGATGCAGGCGGGATCGGGCTTGCCGGCCACGGGCATCATCGATGCCGGGGATCTCGATCGGCTGATCGCACGGGCGGCGCCCTTCCTGGCAAAATGGGGCTTCAGGACCGTGACCATTCCGGGTAGCCGGCTCGGCATGTTCGTCCCGTTCGGCCTCGGCGTCGATGTGGATCCGACAGCGAGAGGCTGGCGATATGGCACTCCCGACAAGGCTCTTCAGATCGAATATTTCCGCGCGGAAAAGTCAGACCTCGGGACCATCTATTCGGAGACGCTGGGCGTCATAAACGGCCACAAGGATATTAGGATCGTTGCCAGGTTCGTCTCGGCAGAGTCTTTTCGGGTGTCGTGTCAGGTGGGCTCACGGACCGTCGACTATTGGGGCGCGATTGATCAGGACGGAGTCGTCGTGACGACATTTTCGTATGATCGCATGGCCAACGATTTCTTCGGAGACAGACTTGAGAACCTTATGGTGGCATCGCTGTGGAGCGAAGTGGCCGGCGAGGCGGATTTGCTTCCCACGGACGCCTCCCTCCAGCGGTTGAAGGACGCGTTCTCGCCGCAGGCGCGACCGCCAGCTCTCAAGGGGCCGGCGCCCGTCCAGGGGCCGTCCGCAGTTGTCCAGACGACGCCGCAGCCCACGGCGGACGCGCCTTCCGATGTCGGAGTTGGCACCGGCTTCTTCATCACGGCGGACGGCCACGTCCTGACCGCTGCCCATGTCGTCGAGGACTGCCGGTCCGTCAGCGTCGCCGCAACGGGGAGCGCGACGCTGTACCCCGCGCGGGTGCTGGCCCGGGATAAGGGCAGCGACCTCGCACTGCTGGCGACCGATCTCAAGGCCTCGAAGATCGCCCGGCTACGCATCGGCGTGCGACTCGGCGAGCCCGTGGCAGCTTTCGGCTATCCATTGCCAGGCTTGCTGGCGAGTTCGGGCAGTTTCACCGTCGGCAACGTCACGGCCCTGCTCGGAAAGGACGATAGCAGCCGCGACATCCAGATCTCGGCGCCGATCCAGTCCGGCAATTCCGGCGGGCCGGTCGTCGACGCCAGTGGCAATCTCGTCGGTGTCGTTTCCTCCGGGCTCGTTGCGGTCGGTGTGGCGTCCGAGAGCGGCGCCTCCCTGCAGAACGTCAACTTTGCCGTCAGATCCTCTGTTGCCGCCAGCTTTCTGCAGCGCAACGGCATCGCATTCCAGACAGCAAGCCTCGGCGCCGCTCTTCCGCTCACGGATCTGGCCGATGTCACGAGGTCGCTCAGCCTCTATGTCGAGTGTGAGGGCTCGTAG
- the glpK gene encoding glycerol kinase GlpK — protein MSSYVLAIDQGTTSSRAILFRPDLTVAASAQQEFAQHFPAPGWVEHEPEEIWASVVAVCREAMAKAGAKAADIAAIGITNQRETTLVWDRRTGEPIHRAIVWQDRRTADICHAMKQAGHEPVVSGQTGLLLDPYFSGTKAAWILDHVEGARARAEAGELAFGTVDSFLLWRLTGGKVHATDATNASRTLLYDIHEGRWRDTLLHLLRVPRPVLPEVKDSAADFGETLPELFGGAIRICGVAGDQQAATVGQACFEPGMMKSTYGTGCFALLNTGTEAVASKNRLITTIAYQLDGRPTYALEGSIFIAGAAVQWLRDGLGIIARAAETGPLAETADEKQAVYLVPAFTGLGAPYWDAESRGAIYGLTRGTGRGEFARAALEAVCYQTRDLLEAMRGDWGAARETVLRVDGGMVASDWTMQCLADMLAAPVDRPRVLETTAVGAAYLAGLRAGVCPGLEDFARSWALERRFTPKLDAAAREARYAGWKDAVRRTLTTGRGAG, from the coding sequence ATGTCCAGCTACGTCCTCGCCATCGACCAGGGCACGACGTCGTCCCGCGCCATCCTGTTCCGGCCCGACCTCACCGTCGCCGCCTCGGCCCAGCAGGAATTCGCCCAGCATTTTCCCGCGCCGGGCTGGGTCGAGCACGAGCCGGAGGAGATCTGGGCCTCGGTGGTGGCGGTCTGCCGGGAAGCCATGGCCAAGGCTGGAGCCAAGGCGGCCGACATCGCCGCCATCGGCATCACCAACCAGCGCGAGACCACGCTGGTCTGGGACCGGCGCACCGGCGAGCCGATCCACCGCGCCATCGTCTGGCAGGACCGGCGCACCGCCGACATCTGCCATGCCATGAAGCAGGCCGGCCACGAGCCGGTGGTCAGCGGCCAGACCGGGCTGCTGCTCGATCCCTACTTCTCCGGCACCAAGGCGGCCTGGATCCTCGACCATGTCGAGGGCGCCCGCGCCCGGGCCGAGGCCGGGGAGCTCGCCTTCGGCACGGTCGACAGCTTCCTGCTCTGGCGCCTCACCGGCGGCAAGGTGCACGCCACCGACGCCACCAACGCCTCGCGCACCCTGCTCTACGACATCCACGAGGGGCGCTGGCGCGACACGCTGCTGCATCTCCTGCGCGTGCCGCGGCCGGTGCTGCCTGAGGTGAAGGATTCCGCCGCCGATTTCGGCGAGACGCTGCCGGAGCTCTTCGGCGGCGCCATCCGGATCTGCGGTGTGGCCGGCGACCAGCAGGCCGCGACCGTCGGCCAGGCCTGCTTCGAGCCGGGCATGATGAAGTCGACCTACGGCACCGGCTGCTTCGCCCTGCTGAACACCGGGACGGAGGCGGTCGCCTCGAAGAACCGCCTCATCACCACCATCGCCTACCAGCTCGACGGCCGACCGACCTATGCCCTGGAGGGCTCGATCTTCATCGCCGGCGCGGCCGTGCAGTGGCTGCGCGACGGCCTCGGCATCATCGCCCGCGCCGCCGAGACCGGGCCCCTGGCTGAGACGGCCGACGAGAAGCAGGCCGTCTATCTCGTGCCGGCCTTCACTGGGCTGGGCGCGCCCTATTGGGACGCGGAGAGCCGCGGCGCCATCTACGGCCTGACGCGCGGCACCGGGCGAGGGGAGTTTGCCCGCGCTGCGCTGGAAGCCGTGTGCTACCAGACCCGCGACCTCCTGGAAGCCATGCGCGGCGACTGGGGTGCGGCGCGCGAGACCGTGCTGCGCGTCGACGGCGGCATGGTCGCCTCCGACTGGACCATGCAATGCCTCGCCGACATGCTCGCCGCGCCGGTCGACCGGCCGCGCGTGCTGGAGACGACGGCGGTCGGCGCGGCCTATCTCGCCGGATTGAGGGCCGGCGTCTGCCCGGGCCTCGAGGATTTTGCCCGGAGCTGGGCGCTGGAGCGGCGGTTCACGCCGAAGCTCGACGCGGCGGCGCGGGAGGCCAGATACGCCGGCTGGAAGGACGCGGTGCGCCGCACGTTGACGACCGGCCGCGGCGCCGGATGA
- a CDS encoding TIGR03808 family TAT-translocated repetitive protein encodes MVIERRSFLTAGASALAGGGLIGPAAAAAPGLKPGGADQSAAFAKAVAAAAASGRPLQLEAGAYRVGGVAVPPGTRIEGIPGATRLVAIGPGPILRAEGGGDLALAGLTLDGGNAGMDKEQGLVMLSGLAAVDIRDCRFRATPGHALVLQRCGGLVETCAFEAVQTAIYANDSAGLAIRGNRVRGCGDNGILVHRSEKGYDGTLVVHNRIESIRADGGGLGWNGNGINVYRAGHVVVAQNVLRDCAFSFIRANSADAVEILGNSCDSAGETGIYSEFAFEGAVIAQNVVERAANGISVVNFDKGGRLATVQGNIVRSAFRRILPEGGRESYGSGIAIEADATATGNVVENCPTAGFSLGYGNYLRDVVLSGNVARQCGVGVAITVADAARGALVTGNVFSGCPGGAVVGYAWEDKATGDLTAEGTGAYPGIVVTGNSVR; translated from the coding sequence ATGGTCATCGAACGGCGCTCCTTCCTCACCGCCGGCGCCAGCGCGCTGGCCGGCGGTGGCCTGATCGGCCCTGCCGCCGCGGCCGCGCCCGGCCTGAAGCCCGGCGGCGCCGACCAGTCGGCGGCTTTCGCCAAGGCCGTGGCGGCCGCCGCCGCGTCCGGCCGGCCGCTCCAGCTGGAGGCGGGCGCCTATCGCGTCGGCGGTGTCGCCGTGCCGCCCGGCACCCGCATCGAGGGCATTCCGGGCGCGACACGGCTGGTCGCGATCGGGCCCGGCCCGATCCTGCGGGCCGAGGGCGGCGGCGACCTCGCTCTCGCCGGGCTCACCTTAGACGGCGGCAATGCCGGCATGGACAAGGAGCAGGGGCTGGTGATGCTCTCGGGCCTTGCCGCGGTCGACATCCGCGATTGCCGCTTCCGGGCGACGCCCGGGCATGCCCTCGTGCTCCAGCGCTGCGGCGGCCTCGTCGAGACCTGCGCGTTCGAGGCGGTGCAGACGGCGATCTACGCCAATGATTCCGCCGGCCTCGCCATCCGCGGCAACCGGGTGCGGGGCTGCGGCGACAACGGCATCCTCGTGCATCGCAGCGAGAAGGGCTATGACGGCACGCTGGTGGTGCACAACCGCATCGAGAGCATCCGCGCCGACGGCGGCGGCCTCGGCTGGAACGGCAACGGCATCAACGTCTATCGCGCCGGGCATGTGGTGGTGGCCCAGAACGTCCTGCGCGATTGCGCCTTCAGCTTCATCCGCGCCAATTCCGCCGACGCGGTCGAGATCCTCGGCAATTCCTGCGACAGCGCCGGCGAGACCGGCATCTACAGCGAGTTTGCCTTCGAGGGCGCGGTGATCGCCCAGAACGTGGTCGAGCGCGCCGCCAACGGCATCTCGGTGGTCAATTTCGACAAGGGCGGCCGCCTCGCCACCGTGCAGGGCAACATCGTGCGCAGTGCCTTCCGACGCATCCTGCCGGAGGGCGGGCGCGAGAGCTACGGCTCCGGCATCGCCATCGAGGCGGATGCGACCGCCACCGGCAATGTCGTCGAGAACTGCCCGACCGCCGGCTTTTCGCTGGGCTACGGCAACTATCTGCGCGACGTCGTGCTGAGCGGCAACGTGGCGCGCCAATGCGGCGTCGGCGTCGCGATCACCGTGGCCGATGCGGCGCGCGGCGCCCTCGTCACCGGCAACGTCTTCTCCGGCTGTCCGGGCGGCGCGGTGGTCGGCTATGCCTGGGAGGACAAGGCGACCGGCGACCTGACGGCGGAGGGGACCGGCGCTTATCCCGGCATCGTGGTGACCGGCAACAGCGTGCGATAG
- the glgX gene encoding glycogen debranching protein GlgX — protein sequence MSILPGLPEPLGVTLGDDGANVAVFSADAERIELCLFGEDGSETRLVLPDRTGDVHHGFVPGLLDGRLYGFRAHGPWRPQEGLRFNPAKLLIDPYATRLVRPEGLTSAMPGHGIEGLDDLVLDPTDTAPFVPKGVIEAPARPAAAGPVVAPGGRIVYELNVKGFTRRHPAVPETIRGTFAGLAHPAAIRHLVELGVTTVELMPAAAWIDERHLPGLGLSNSWGYNSVAFLAPDPRLAPGGMAEVAAAVAALHQAGLEVILDVVFNHTAESDERGQTLSLRGLDNRTYYRLHEDRRFYVNDTGCGHTLALDRPAPLRLVMDALRHWAGAGGFDGFRFDLAPVLGRTAAGFTPEAPLLAAIAQDPVLRGRLMLAEPWDIGSGGYRLGGFPAPWGEWNDRYRDDVRRFWRGDAAVGALATRLAGSADIFAPTHRPPSASVNFVAAHDGFTLADLVSHAGKHNEANGEGNRDGHSGEVAWNNGAEGPSQDRAVAAARARDARALLATLLVSRGTPMLGMGDELGRSQAGNNNAYAQDNETTWVDWEHADRDLVDFVRRLVALRRAQPALTEDRWLTGLAGEAGAPDVTWLAPDGGAMSAGRWNDPATRTLGMLLAPQRSAAGRVLVWLHAGGEPLSVTLPETGRSRRWRRAFGAANQPLEGDDALFSGFERAELGPRSVAVFVEEEGRGAARGGDVDPAFLDRLALLAGIAPDWWEVSGKHTLVSRDTKRALLDAMGLPSATMGQARESHERLLALRPPQASADRCFVPEALTGERRRFGLSTQLYTLRRAGDQGVGDFTTLRRLAEAAAARGAATVALNPLHAMFASDRDRASPYQPSDRRFLDPIYLDLDAVPEIAAAGGRAEAPADEASGRLVDWAGVWRRKRAVLERCFEVAQSRPDRWAAVEAFRAECGEALQRFALFQALEGETGGTDFRAADPGPATSERRRAVDFAVYLQFLADAQLARAADSGLAVGLYRDLAVGAAPDGAEVWSSPGAFMKGVTVGAPPDPFSAAGQIWNIPPLDPIALQATDYAHVRELLRANMRHAGALRIDHVMALTRLFVVPQGAPAAQGAYVAFPMEGLLRVLAEESRRAACLVVGEDLGTVPEGFRERMDAAGAFSYRVLFFERDGSAFRPPEAYPARAVACVATHDLPTLKGWWSGADLALDRRLGRSLPPEAEAERAAEKRALAAAVGQADGDLTPGLVGAIHGFLAASAAALVLAQVEDLAGEAEPVNVPGTDRDYPNWRRRLDGEAEALLETDAARAVFAAMREAGR from the coding sequence ATGAGCATCCTTCCCGGCCTCCCCGAGCCTCTCGGCGTCACCCTCGGCGACGACGGCGCCAATGTCGCGGTCTTCTCCGCCGATGCCGAACGCATCGAGCTCTGCCTGTTCGGCGAGGACGGCAGCGAGACGCGCCTCGTCCTGCCCGATCGCACCGGCGACGTGCATCACGGCTTCGTGCCGGGCCTTCTCGACGGCCGGCTCTACGGCTTTCGCGCCCACGGCCCCTGGCGGCCGCAGGAGGGGCTGCGCTTCAACCCGGCCAAGCTCCTGATCGACCCCTACGCCACCCGGCTGGTGCGGCCGGAGGGGCTGACCTCGGCCATGCCCGGCCACGGCATCGAGGGGTTGGACGACCTCGTCCTCGACCCCACCGACACCGCGCCCTTCGTGCCCAAGGGCGTGATCGAGGCGCCGGCCCGTCCCGCCGCCGCCGGCCCGGTCGTCGCCCCCGGCGGCCGTATCGTCTACGAGCTCAACGTCAAGGGCTTCACCCGCCGCCATCCCGCCGTTCCCGAGACGATCCGCGGCACCTTCGCCGGGCTGGCGCATCCGGCCGCCATCCGCCACCTCGTCGAGCTCGGCGTCACCACGGTGGAGCTGATGCCGGCCGCGGCCTGGATCGACGAACGCCACCTGCCCGGCCTCGGCCTGTCGAACTCCTGGGGCTACAACTCCGTGGCGTTCCTGGCGCCGGATCCGCGCCTTGCGCCCGGCGGCATGGCCGAGGTGGCGGCCGCCGTCGCCGCCCTGCACCAGGCCGGGCTGGAGGTGATCCTCGACGTCGTGTTCAACCACACCGCCGAGAGCGACGAGCGCGGCCAGACCCTGTCGCTGCGCGGCCTCGACAACCGCACCTATTACCGCCTGCACGAGGACCGGCGCTTCTACGTCAACGACACCGGCTGCGGCCATACCCTGGCGCTCGACCGGCCGGCGCCGCTGCGCCTGGTGATGGACGCGCTGCGCCATTGGGCCGGCGCCGGCGGCTTCGACGGCTTCCGCTTCGACCTCGCCCCGGTGCTCGGCCGCACCGCCGCCGGCTTCACGCCCGAGGCGCCGCTGCTCGCCGCCATCGCCCAGGATCCCGTGCTGCGCGGCCGGCTGATGCTGGCCGAGCCCTGGGACATCGGCTCGGGCGGCTACCGGCTCGGCGGCTTTCCCGCACCCTGGGGCGAGTGGAACGACCGCTACCGCGACGACGTCAGGCGCTTCTGGCGCGGCGATGCCGCCGTCGGGGCCCTGGCGACGCGGCTCGCCGGCTCCGCCGATATTTTCGCGCCGACGCACCGGCCGCCCTCGGCGAGCGTCAACTTCGTCGCCGCCCATGACGGCTTCACGCTCGCCGACCTCGTCTCCCATGCCGGCAAGCACAACGAGGCCAATGGCGAGGGCAACCGCGACGGCCATTCCGGCGAGGTCGCCTGGAACAACGGCGCCGAGGGGCCGAGCCAGGACCGAGCCGTCGCCGCCGCCCGCGCCCGCGACGCCCGCGCCCTGCTGGCGACCCTCCTGGTCTCGCGCGGCACGCCGATGCTCGGCATGGGCGACGAGCTCGGCCGCAGCCAGGCCGGCAACAACAACGCCTATGCCCAGGACAACGAGACCACCTGGGTCGACTGGGAGCACGCCGACCGCGACCTCGTCGACTTCGTCCGGCGCCTGGTCGCTTTGCGCCGGGCCCAACCGGCCCTGACCGAGGACCGCTGGCTCACCGGCCTCGCCGGGGAGGCAGGCGCCCCCGACGTGACCTGGCTCGCGCCCGACGGCGGCGCCATGAGCGCGGGGCGGTGGAACGACCCTGCGACCCGCACGCTCGGCATGCTGCTGGCGCCACAGCGCAGCGCGGCCGGGCGCGTGCTGGTCTGGCTGCACGCCGGCGGCGAGCCCCTCTCGGTCACTCTGCCCGAGACCGGGCGGTCGCGGCGCTGGCGGCGGGCCTTCGGCGCGGCCAACCAGCCGCTGGAGGGCGACGATGCTCTGTTCTCCGGCTTCGAGCGGGCCGAGCTCGGGCCGCGCTCCGTGGCCGTGTTCGTCGAGGAGGAGGGGCGGGGGGCCGCGCGCGGCGGCGATGTCGACCCCGCCTTCCTCGACCGCCTGGCGCTGCTCGCCGGCATCGCGCCGGACTGGTGGGAGGTCTCGGGCAAGCACACGCTGGTCTCGCGCGACACCAAGCGCGCCCTGCTCGACGCCATGGGCCTGCCTTCCGCCACCATGGGCCAAGCCCGCGAGAGCCACGAGCGCCTGCTCGCGCTACGCCCGCCGCAGGCTTCCGCGGACCGCTGCTTCGTGCCCGAGGCGCTCACCGGCGAACGGCGGCGCTTCGGCCTCTCCACCCAGCTCTACACCCTGCGCCGCGCCGGCGACCAGGGTGTCGGCGATTTCACCACCCTGCGGCGCCTCGCCGAAGCGGCCGCCGCGCGCGGCGCGGCGACGGTGGCGCTCAATCCGCTGCACGCCATGTTCGCCTCCGACCGCGATCGCGCCAGCCCCTACCAGCCCTCCGACCGGCGCTTCCTCGACCCCATCTATCTCGACCTCGACGCTGTCCCCGAGATCGCGGCGGCAGGCGGCCGGGCCGAGGCGCCGGCGGACGAGGCGTCCGGCCGGCTCGTCGACTGGGCCGGCGTCTGGCGTCGCAAGCGCGCCGTGCTGGAACGCTGCTTCGAGGTCGCGCAGTCCCGGCCGGACCGCTGGGCCGCGGTCGAGGCCTTCCGGGCGGAGTGCGGCGAAGCCCTGCAGCGCTTCGCCCTGTTCCAGGCCCTGGAGGGGGAGACCGGAGGCACGGATTTCCGCGCCGCCGATCCTGGACCGGCGACATCAGAGCGTCGCCGTGCCGTCGATTTCGCCGTCTACCTGCAATTCCTCGCCGACGCCCAGCTGGCGCGGGCCGCCGACAGCGGCCTCGCCGTCGGCCTCTACCGCGACCTCGCCGTCGGCGCCGCGCCCGACGGCGCCGAGGTGTGGAGCTCGCCCGGCGCCTTCATGAAGGGCGTCACCGTCGGGGCGCCCCCCGATCCCTTCTCCGCCGCCGGCCAGATCTGGAACATCCCGCCGCTCGATCCCATCGCGTTGCAGGCGACCGACTATGCCCATGTCCGCGAGCTGCTGCGGGCCAACATGCGCCATGCCGGAGCGCTGCGCATCGACCATGTCATGGCGCTGACCCGCCTCTTCGTCGTGCCGCAGGGCGCGCCGGCGGCGCAAGGCGCCTATGTCGCTTTCCCGATGGAGGGCCTGCTCCGGGTCCTAGCCGAGGAGAGCCGGCGCGCTGCCTGCCTCGTCGTCGGCGAGGACCTCGGCACCGTGCCCGAGGGGTTCCGCGAGCGCATGGACGCGGCCGGCGCCTTCTCCTATCGCGTGCTGTTCTTCGAGCGCGACGGCTCTGCCTTCCGCCCGCCTGAGGCCTATCCGGCCCGGGCCGTCGCCTGCGTCGCCACCCACGACCTGCCGACGCTGAAGGGCTGGTGGAGCGGCGCTGACCTCGCCCTCGACCGCCGCCTCGGCCGCAGCCTGCCCCCGGAGGCCGAGGCGGAGCGGGCCGCCGAGAAGCGGGCGCTGGCCGCTGCCGTGGGGCAGGCGGACGGCGATCTCACGCCCGGGCTCGTCGGCGCCATCCACGGCTTTCTCGCCGCTTCTGCGGCCGCGCTGGTGCTGGCGCAGGTCGAGGATCTCGCCGGTGAGGCCGAGCCCGTCAACGTGCCCGGCACCGACCGGGACTACCCGAACTGGCGGCGCCGGCTCGACGGCGAGGCCGAGGCACTGCTGGAGACGGACGCGGCACGGGCCGTGTTCGCGGCGATGCGCGAGGCGGGCCGGTAG
- a CDS encoding aldose epimerase family protein — MTNRLFGSYDGVDILEVTIRSEAGAEAKIITWGAAVRDLVVPGKAGPQRVVLGFDEFDHYRYHSPHFGANPGRFANRIAHGRFTLDGVSYELDRKNNSPHTLHGGTHGFGVRPWSIIAQDGRSVTLAIVSEDGDMGFPGRVVATCRYTLLEPATLRVDYGAATDKPTPVNLAHHSYFNLDGSPDILDHHLLLAADFYTPTDAELIPTGEIRAVAGTPYDFRTDRPIGLEVDGQRMHYDTNFVLRSASTLGHAATAWSPKSGVTMEAWTTEPGVQFYDAAKLNTPVPGLNGEKYGPYAGFCLEAQLFPDAPNKPHFPNSILRPGQVYRQTTEYRFGRG, encoded by the coding sequence ATGACAAACCGCCTGTTCGGCTCTTACGACGGCGTCGACATCCTCGAAGTCACGATTCGGTCCGAAGCTGGGGCCGAGGCCAAGATCATCACCTGGGGCGCGGCGGTGCGCGACCTCGTGGTGCCGGGCAAGGCCGGCCCGCAGCGCGTCGTGCTCGGCTTCGACGAGTTCGACCATTACCGCTACCACTCGCCGCATTTCGGCGCCAATCCCGGCCGCTTCGCCAACCGCATCGCTCATGGCCGCTTCACTCTGGACGGGGTCTCCTATGAGCTCGACCGCAAGAACAACAGCCCGCACACCCTGCATGGCGGCACCCACGGCTTCGGCGTGCGGCCCTGGTCGATCATCGCCCAGGACGGGCGTTCGGTCACCCTGGCCATCGTTTCCGAGGACGGCGACATGGGCTTTCCCGGCCGCGTCGTCGCCACCTGCCGCTACACCCTGCTCGAGCCGGCGACGCTGCGGGTCGACTACGGCGCCGCCACCGACAAGCCCACGCCGGTGAACCTGGCGCACCATTCCTATTTCAACCTCGACGGCTCGCCCGACATCCTCGACCACCACCTGCTGCTGGCCGCCGATTTCTACACGCCCACCGACGCGGAGCTGATCCCCACCGGCGAGATCCGCGCCGTCGCCGGCACGCCCTATGATTTCCGCACCGACCGGCCGATCGGCCTGGAGGTCGACGGCCAGCGCATGCATTACGATACCAATTTCGTGCTGCGCAGCGCCTCCACCCTCGGCCACGCCGCCACCGCCTGGTCGCCGAAGAGCGGCGTCACCATGGAGGCCTGGACCACCGAGCCCGGCGTGCAGTTCTACGACGCGGCCAAGCTCAACACGCCGGTGCCGGGCCTCAACGGCGAGAAATACGGCCCCTATGCCGGCTTCTGCCTGGAGGCGCAGCTCTTCCCCGACGCGCCGAACAAGCCGCATTTCCCCAACTCGATCCTGCGGCCGGGGCAGGTGTACCGGCAGACGACGGAGTACCGGTTCGGGCGGGGATAG